The proteins below come from a single Maylandia zebra isolate NMK-2024a linkage group LG23, Mzebra_GT3a, whole genome shotgun sequence genomic window:
- the LOC101479976 gene encoding claudin-7 produces MAASGLQLLGFFLSLVGVAATVAATVMVDWKKLVQGKHRSYEGLWMSCAGVQDRMTCEIYQSILKMPTEIQVTRAVLPVSLLLSALAVLISTVGMKCTHFMDGVPKSKSMIAMIGGITFILSGVLTIIITSWFVNMVLSYSGHKLFRPEFGNAVFVSWVGGLLTAAGGAFLSCRRCWRTNPPVSMSSSHFLSTNHSKSNYV; encoded by the exons ATGGCCGCGTCCGGACTGCAGCTCCTcggcttttttctctctctggtcGGAGTCGCTGCCACTGTTGCCGCCACTGTTATGGTGGACTGGAAGAAGCTGGTCCAGGGCAAGCACCGCTCCTATGAGGGCTTATGGATGTCCTGCGCTGGTGTTCAAGACAGAATGACCTGTGAAATTTATCAGTCCATCCTGAAAATGCCGA CTGAGATTCAGGTTACCAGGGCAGTGCTGCCGGTcagcctcctcctctctgctctggcTGTACTCATCTCCACAGTGGGGATGAAGTGCACCCACTTCATGGACGGTGTGCCAAAGAGCAAATCCATGATAGCGATGATCGGAGGAATCACGTTCATACTTTCAG GCGTGTTgaccatcatcatcacctcCTGGTTTGTCAACATGGTTCTTTCTTACAGTGGACACAAGCTGTTTAG ACCTGAGTTTGGTAATGCCGTGTTTGTGAGCTGGGTTGGTGGACTCCTCACTGCGGCCGGTGGTGCTTTCCTGAGCTGTCGGAGATGCTGGAGGACCAACCCTCCAGTGTCCATGAGCTCCAGCCACTTTCTTTCTACCAATCACTCCAAGTCCAACTACGTCTAG